The proteins below come from a single Fodinicola acaciae genomic window:
- a CDS encoding DUF3626 domain-containing protein, whose amino-acid sequence MDAFERALRHVASLSTGKPIDSRLRVTLNFHPDRLTLAKLAADGVYRSQFVTGTSNGGLTAYPGGDRWRWESRIFGGAYDSAAPDERPVYGALNFRHKAAGAAPRFGSAHLRLTEDVLSRATFCYPDSVLEPTSFGVAAKMALIELAAADTQDDLDDYIEAQVHGEVRLDRDVEALVLDPCYRGTAVETVDLPCAVEWHAGFRLTVDELRSHPDYRGPEIVALGAKIAVDGVLDPRIIGAALHTGRYDPQQIKKVWHYVARFGPPAQ is encoded by the coding sequence ATGGACGCATTCGAGCGAGCGCTGCGTCACGTGGCGTCGTTGTCGACCGGAAAGCCGATCGACAGCCGCCTGCGCGTGACGCTGAACTTTCATCCCGACCGGCTGACGTTGGCGAAGCTGGCCGCCGACGGCGTTTATCGGTCACAGTTCGTCACCGGTACGAGCAACGGCGGCCTGACCGCGTATCCCGGCGGCGACCGGTGGCGCTGGGAGAGCCGGATTTTCGGTGGTGCGTACGATTCGGCCGCGCCGGACGAGCGGCCGGTCTACGGCGCGCTCAACTTCCGGCACAAGGCCGCCGGCGCCGCGCCACGTTTCGGATCGGCGCATCTGCGGCTGACCGAGGATGTCCTGAGCCGCGCGACCTTCTGCTATCCGGACAGCGTGCTTGAGCCGACGAGTTTCGGTGTGGCCGCAAAAATGGCGCTCATCGAGCTGGCCGCCGCGGACACTCAGGACGACCTCGACGACTACATCGAGGCGCAGGTGCACGGCGAGGTGCGTCTGGACCGCGATGTCGAGGCGCTGGTCCTCGATCCGTGTTATCGCGGCACCGCGGTGGAAACCGTCGACCTGCCGTGTGCGGTCGAGTGGCACGCCGGTTTCCGCCTCACCGTCGACGAGCTGCGGTCACATCCGGACTATCGTGGACCGGAGATCGTCGCGCTCGGCGCGAAAATCGCCGTGGATGGCGTGCTTGATCCGCGCATCATCGGGGCTGCGCTGCACACCGGCCGCTATGATCCGCAGCAGATCAAGAAAGTCTGGCATTACGTGGCACGTTTCGGTCCGCCGGCTCAATAG
- a CDS encoding FadR/GntR family transcriptional regulator, whose protein sequence is MTRARTHASPLGRHRTMHGQVVEWLGLRIVSGELPGGSQLPNEAELAATLEVSRGGVREAVKALAAKGLVEPRPRLGTRVLPRGEWNLMDREVIDWHSRAGDATFLAHLLELRLVVEPGAAAFAAARATEEQLLTLQTAYDGMAEHADDLPASEDEFVRADLAFHLTLLQSSGNQLIEQLGRLLETGLRHSLQVLSHPSTSVQETLPLHRAVLVAVRARRETAAFRAMRKLIETTADAAERARGY, encoded by the coding sequence GTGACGCGTGCGCGAACCCACGCCAGCCCGCTCGGCCGGCACCGCACGATGCATGGCCAGGTGGTGGAGTGGCTCGGCCTGCGCATCGTGTCCGGCGAGCTGCCCGGCGGCAGCCAGCTGCCCAACGAGGCGGAGCTGGCCGCCACCCTCGAGGTGAGCCGCGGCGGCGTACGCGAGGCGGTGAAGGCATTGGCCGCAAAAGGACTCGTCGAGCCGCGGCCGCGGCTCGGCACGCGGGTGTTGCCGCGCGGCGAGTGGAACCTGATGGACCGCGAGGTGATCGACTGGCACAGCCGTGCCGGTGACGCGACCTTTTTGGCGCACCTGCTGGAGCTCCGGCTGGTCGTCGAGCCGGGGGCCGCCGCTTTCGCCGCGGCGCGCGCGACCGAGGAGCAGTTGTTGACGCTGCAGACAGCGTACGATGGCATGGCCGAGCACGCCGACGACCTGCCGGCCAGCGAGGACGAGTTCGTCCGCGCCGACCTCGCCTTTCATCTCACCTTGCTGCAGTCCAGCGGAAACCAGCTGATCGAGCAGCTCGGCCGGCTGCTGGAGACCGGCCTGCGGCATTCGCTGCAGGTGCTGTCCCATCCCTCCACCAGCGTGCAGGAAACGCTGCCGCTGCACCGTGCCGTGTTGGTGGCCGTACGTGCGCGCCGCGAGACAGCGGCTTTTCGCGCCATGCGCAAGCTGATCGAGACCACCGCCGACGCTGCCGAGCGAGCGCGCGGCTATTGA
- a CDS encoding sugar ABC transporter substrate-binding protein — translation MSDNRGARPADQQSRRTVLKAFGAGGAAAAAMTFLQACTGAQGASGGSGSGAAGAFPSTPKWRFVFVNHVTTNSFFVPTRSGLADAASLLGLPTPQWTGSQTGNVSEMANAFETAINSNADGIAVALTDSNAFVDPTKKALAKGIPVIAYNASAANNFPLTYVGQDLYQSGFLMGQRIATTVKSGKILVGISQPGGNNVQPRLDGIVAALKTAAPAVKVQSVNTGAEQAAELNAITAAYTGNPDAKGIYAVDAGSTASIAQLIKSRNLQGKVHAGGYDLLQDTLTGVSTGALDFTIDQSAYLQGFLPVLYLYLYRLSGTLVTPPFTDTGLTFVTKENVAPYLSANSRFEGGANNKLIAMPKSIPLPPPSTVGH, via the coding sequence ATGAGTGACAACCGCGGAGCCAGGCCAGCCGACCAACAGTCTCGGCGTACGGTGTTGAAGGCCTTCGGCGCCGGTGGCGCGGCGGCGGCCGCGATGACGTTTTTGCAGGCCTGCACCGGTGCGCAGGGTGCCTCCGGCGGATCCGGATCCGGTGCGGCCGGTGCCTTTCCGTCGACGCCGAAGTGGCGTTTCGTCTTCGTCAACCACGTCACCACCAATTCGTTCTTCGTGCCGACCCGCAGCGGCCTGGCCGACGCCGCGTCGCTGCTCGGCCTGCCGACTCCACAGTGGACCGGCTCGCAGACCGGCAACGTCTCGGAGATGGCCAACGCGTTCGAGACCGCGATCAACAGCAACGCCGACGGCATCGCGGTCGCGCTGACCGACAGCAACGCCTTCGTCGACCCGACCAAGAAGGCGCTGGCCAAAGGCATTCCGGTCATCGCGTACAACGCCTCGGCGGCCAACAACTTCCCACTCACCTACGTCGGCCAGGACCTCTACCAGTCCGGTTTCCTGATGGGACAACGGATCGCCACCACGGTGAAGTCCGGCAAGATCCTGGTCGGCATTTCGCAGCCGGGCGGCAACAACGTGCAGCCGCGGCTGGATGGCATCGTCGCGGCGCTCAAGACGGCGGCGCCGGCGGTGAAGGTGCAGTCGGTCAACACCGGCGCCGAGCAGGCCGCCGAGCTCAACGCGATCACCGCGGCGTACACCGGAAACCCGGACGCCAAAGGCATCTACGCGGTCGACGCCGGCAGTACGGCCTCGATCGCGCAGCTGATCAAATCGCGCAACCTGCAGGGAAAGGTGCACGCCGGCGGCTATGACCTGCTGCAGGACACGCTGACCGGAGTCAGCACCGGGGCCTTGGACTTCACCATCGACCAGTCGGCCTATCTGCAGGGTTTCCTGCCGGTGCTGTATCTCTATCTCTACCGGCTGTCCGGCACGCTGGTGACACCGCCGTTCACCGACACCGGCCTGACCTTCGTCACCAAGGAAAACGTCGCGCCGTACCTGTCGGCCAACAGCCGTTTCGAAGGCGGCGCCAACAACAAGCTGATCGCGATGCCCAAGTCGATCCCGCTGCCGCCGCCGAGCACGGTGGGGCACTAG
- a CDS encoding ABC transporter permease yields the protein MALLAGAVRVKELSILLVTIACGIYFTVTNPAFTSAGNYQTIAQYVAPWAIIAAGEVMLLICGEIDLSAGFVFTLSPFVLILFYNNGLPLIAALIGALVICALVGVVNGLIRTVFGLPSFIVTLGMAFLLQGLALIISNGAPVPAPTDSWVVTVFGGAPWTELFWALAIVVVMQIVLTASRFGVYTQATGGNPIGAAESGIRVNRIKVINFALTSTFAGLGGILEGMRVHSFDPTNGGFNYMFFAIASAVIGGTALLGGSGTVVGALFGALLLGIVYDGFNLIGVSANAFNVVLGIAILVAMFLNVYLSYLRKRASTVRSAS from the coding sequence GTGGCGTTGCTGGCCGGAGCCGTACGCGTCAAGGAGCTCAGCATTCTGCTGGTCACCATCGCGTGCGGCATCTATTTCACCGTCACCAACCCGGCCTTCACCTCGGCCGGCAACTATCAGACGATCGCGCAGTACGTGGCGCCGTGGGCCATCATCGCGGCCGGCGAGGTCATGCTGCTGATCTGCGGCGAGATCGACCTGTCGGCCGGTTTCGTGTTCACGCTCTCGCCGTTTGTGTTGATTCTGTTCTACAACAACGGTCTTCCGCTGATCGCCGCGTTGATCGGCGCGTTGGTGATCTGCGCGCTGGTCGGTGTGGTCAACGGTCTCATCCGTACGGTTTTCGGCCTGCCGTCGTTCATCGTCACGCTCGGCATGGCGTTTTTGCTGCAGGGCCTGGCGTTGATCATCTCCAACGGCGCGCCGGTGCCGGCGCCGACGGACAGCTGGGTCGTCACGGTCTTCGGCGGCGCGCCGTGGACGGAGCTGTTCTGGGCCCTGGCGATCGTCGTGGTCATGCAGATCGTGTTGACGGCGAGCAGATTCGGCGTCTACACGCAGGCCACCGGCGGAAATCCGATCGGCGCTGCCGAGTCGGGCATCCGGGTCAACCGGATCAAGGTGATCAACTTCGCGCTGACGTCCACGTTTGCCGGCCTCGGCGGCATCCTGGAAGGCATGCGCGTGCATTCCTTCGACCCGACCAACGGCGGCTTCAACTACATGTTTTTCGCCATCGCCTCGGCGGTCATCGGTGGCACGGCACTGCTCGGTGGTTCTGGTACGGTTGTTGGCGCACTTTTCGGCGCTCTGCTCCTCGGCATCGTCTACGACGGCTTCAACCTCATCGGCGTCAGCGCCAACGCCTTCAACGTCGTGCTGGGAATCGCGATCCTGGTCGCCATGTTTCTCAACGTTTATCTGTCGTATCTGCGAAAACGCGCCAGCACCGTACGGAGCGCGTCATGA
- a CDS encoding ATP-binding cassette domain-containing protein, whose translation MTEFIRAEHLSKRFGPVTAIRDVNLRVNRGEILGLIGDNGAGKSTLIKILTGFHQPDGGRLLIEGEQVQLKSVVHARSLGIETVFQDLAMVNELPVYLNLHLNKELVHKPLPFLRRKEMRKRAREALDAIGISIPSVNAQVGQLSGGQRQAIAVARSVYSNAKLLLLDEPLAAMGAKEGGQILRLLAQLKQRGDLAIILIAHNYSQVVDVCDRVNLLQHGEITFDKPAKDTSVAELLELVHAEYRL comes from the coding sequence ATGACCGAGTTCATCCGCGCGGAGCACCTCAGCAAGCGTTTCGGCCCGGTCACCGCGATCCGCGACGTCAACCTGCGGGTCAACAGGGGTGAGATCCTCGGCCTGATCGGCGACAACGGCGCCGGCAAGTCGACGCTGATCAAGATCCTCACCGGCTTTCACCAGCCGGACGGCGGTCGGCTGCTGATCGAAGGCGAGCAGGTGCAGCTCAAGTCGGTCGTGCACGCGCGGTCGCTGGGGATCGAGACCGTCTTCCAGGATCTCGCGATGGTCAACGAGCTGCCGGTCTATCTCAACCTGCATCTCAACAAGGAATTGGTGCACAAGCCGCTGCCTTTCCTGCGACGTAAGGAAATGCGTAAACGCGCACGAGAGGCACTGGACGCGATCGGCATCTCCATCCCGTCGGTCAACGCTCAGGTCGGACAGCTCTCCGGCGGCCAACGCCAGGCCATCGCGGTGGCGCGATCCGTTTACTCCAACGCGAAACTGCTGCTGCTCGACGAGCCGCTGGCCGCGATGGGCGCGAAGGAGGGCGGCCAGATCCTCCGGCTGCTGGCGCAGCTCAAGCAGCGCGGCGACCTCGCCATCATCCTGATCGCGCACAACTACAGCCAGGTCGTGGACGTGTGTGACCGGGTCAATCTGTTGCAGCACGGCGAAATCACCTTCGACAAGCCGGCCAAGGACACCTCGGTCGCCGAGTTGCTGGAGCTCGTACACGCGGAATACCGCCTCTGA
- a CDS encoding alpha-ketoglutarate-dependent dioxygenase AlkB — MTTQPDLFGVGDTLAIDETFATAHRIELDATSWVEHVPGWLTGNEVLLERLIATAEWEQRERRIVDRMMVEPRLTAEYPDVRQAPEPMLHTITAVLSEHYGVPYDGLWINYYRDHRDSTGWHGDWATCKRRECVVPVLSLGATRRFLVKPRKGGRSVVLTPAGGDLVVMGGRCQRDWRHCVPKQQTVAGARISVNFSSRFQAAGD, encoded by the coding sequence ATGACAACGCAACCGGACCTGTTCGGCGTCGGCGACACCCTGGCGATCGACGAGACTTTCGCGACCGCACACCGGATCGAGCTCGATGCGACCTCGTGGGTCGAGCACGTCCCCGGCTGGCTGACCGGCAACGAGGTGCTGCTCGAGCGGCTCATCGCGACGGCCGAGTGGGAGCAACGCGAGCGGCGGATCGTCGACCGGATGATGGTCGAGCCGCGGCTCACCGCCGAATACCCCGACGTGCGGCAAGCGCCGGAGCCGATGCTGCACACCATCACGGCGGTGCTTTCCGAGCATTACGGTGTGCCGTACGACGGCCTGTGGATCAACTACTACCGCGACCACCGCGACAGCACCGGCTGGCACGGCGACTGGGCCACCTGCAAACGCCGCGAATGCGTCGTGCCGGTCCTCAGCCTCGGCGCCACCCGGCGTTTCCTTGTCAAGCCGCGCAAGGGCGGCCGCAGTGTGGTGCTGACGCCGGCCGGCGGCGATCTGGTGGTGATGGGCGGCCGCTGCCAGCGCGACTGGCGGCACTGCGTGCCGAAGCAACAGACGGTCGCGGGGGCGCGGATCAGCGTCAACTTCTCCAGCAGGTTTCAGGCGGCCGGTGATTGA
- a CDS encoding HdeD family acid-resistance protein gives MFKTLASSLLWRGILAIVIGLVSIVWPGITVGAFVILFAVYCILLAVIDAARGFASHRAGSVAWYLLLAVLSLLAGVIAIFLPGVTALVLTLWIAAWAVITGIVQVAMAFVRGETAGERALWAVTGLISLVFGIVIAVHPGNGAVALATVFGFFALIYGIGDVVMSVQVRGLGKERS, from the coding sequence ATGTTCAAGACCCTCGCGTCGTCGCTGCTCTGGCGCGGCATCCTCGCCATCGTCATCGGCCTGGTCTCGATCGTCTGGCCGGGGATCACCGTCGGCGCGTTCGTGATCCTGTTCGCCGTCTATTGCATCCTGCTCGCGGTCATCGACGCGGCGCGCGGTTTCGCCAGCCATCGCGCCGGCTCGGTCGCTTGGTATCTGCTGCTCGCGGTCCTGTCGCTGCTCGCCGGCGTGATCGCGATCTTCCTGCCCGGCGTCACCGCGCTCGTCCTGACGCTGTGGATCGCCGCCTGGGCGGTCATCACCGGCATCGTGCAGGTCGCGATGGCCTTCGTACGCGGAGAGACCGCCGGCGAGCGCGCGTTGTGGGCGGTGACCGGCCTGATCTCGCTGGTCTTCGGCATCGTGATCGCCGTCCATCCGGGCAACGGAGCGGTCGCGCTGGCCACCGTCTTCGGCTTCTTCGCACTCATCTATGGCATCGGTGACGTGGTCATGTCGGTGCAGGTCCGCGGCCTCGGCAAAGAGCGTTCGTAA